A segment of the Colletotrichum destructivum chromosome 3, complete sequence genome:
CATCATTTGAAAGGGACAGATGAACACGATCCCATCCTCGTGGCGCCGAgcctgtcgtcgtcgttgggcgTCATGCAAGCCACCGCTTGCTGTGGGTGGAGGTGCCGTTATGCTTGCGCGTTAGGCTGCATCCACTAACACGGCTCAGAACGGGTCTTCTTGACCATCAACCGTTATGCTGTCGCAAGGCAGCCTTCTTTAAAAAGATGGCTCGACGTGCTCACTTTCTTGTCTGCTTCAATCCAGTTTCCAGTATCAGTTTCTGAGTGCATCTCTTAATTTGACAGTCCCATCAGCCGCATATCCAAAAGAAATCACAATACTCGCACCAAGTCCACATCGTTCTCGTtaacacccccccccccttcttccatAGACAATAACACTTCAGTCTCCGTACGTTACTACTCTGCCACCAAAAGTCATGGCGACATCCCGCGCCTGGACCTTCACAGCCCGCGGCAGCCCCCGctccgtcctctccctcgtctcgCTCCCGGCACCCACCCTcccgccggcgtcttccctcctcgccaaagCGAAATCCGTAcctgacgccgacgacggtaACGAATGGCTCCTCGTCAAAGTCGCCTATGCGGCGCTAAATCTGGGTAGTCGACTCTACATCACCATGctccccgccgtcgcccgcgcgAAGACGGCTGTCCCGGAGCTCGACTTGAGCGGGACCGTTGCCGGTGTGTGGGGCCCCGGGACCGGGCCTGGCTCTGCTTCCGGCCCAAACAGCGTAATGACAACACACAACAGCCGGTTCGCCAAGGGCGACCGCATCGCAGCCTTTATCCCCGTGTCTTATGGCTGGCCGACCGGGACCGGCGCCCTAGCCGAAcacgtcgtcctccccgCGCGCTACGCCGTGCCCGTGCCTTCCCACGTCCCGCTCCGGGACGCCAGCAGCGTGCTGACGGCCGGGTGCACCGCCGCAGTGACTCTGCGCGCTGCGGCAATGAAGAAGGGGGATAGGGTTCTCATCAATGGGGCTAGCGGTGGCATCGGGTCTCTCGCGGTGCAGATGGCCCGCGCAGCCGTCGGACCCGAGGGgtacgtcgtcggcgtgtGTTCGGGACGCAATGCCGAGATGGTTCGGggcctgggcgccgacgaggtcgtggATTAcacctcttcttcgtcccccGTGTCCAAGACTCTGCGGCAGAGGTTTGGTAAGGAGGGGAAGCAGTTCGATGCGGTTGCGGATTGTATCGGCGTGCAGGACATTTATGCGAACTGCGCAGAGTACCTCGTACCCCGGGGGGTTTATGCCGCAGTCGGGATCAAGCCCGCGACGAACTCGTATGGTGGATTTGTGAAGGCGGTCTGGCACATGCAGATGAACGCCCTCTGGCCCCTTGCGACTTGGTTGGGCGGCACAGGCAGACggtgggcggcgacgaccaTGATGGACCCTGGCAAggcgctgatggaggaggtTGTGGGTATGCTGGCGGACGGGAGGATCAAGGCCGTCTTTGAGAGGGAGGTCGGGTTCGAGGAGGTTGTGGATGGGTACGAGATCGTCGGGAgcgggagggcgaggggtaaggtcgtcgtcaaggtcaaTGGTGAGTGAATGTTTTTCCCTGCCATGCGGTGGCATAACCTTGCTGCGAAGCTATATCTTGTAACCAGCTTAATCATCTTATTTTGGCGTAATGGGTTGTCTAGGTTTTGCAACTTATCACAGCATTTGTCTCTCCAATGCACTCAAGCACTGCTCATGGGGTTGTAAGCCGCCTTTCTTTGATTGGTTATAGTACGCCATGTGTTCTTTTCAACACCATCCTTCTGGTGCTATGCACTCTTTTTTCTTAACAAAGGAAATTGAAGATTCTTGAGAAGCCCACGAAACTACCATAAAGAGGTCAGTTTCGGCCTCGACGTATTACATCCCGCTTG
Coding sequences within it:
- a CDS encoding Putative quinone oxidoreductase/zeta-crystallin, GroES-like superfamily; the protein is MATSRAWTFTARGSPRSVLSLVSLPAPTLPPASSLLAKAKSVPDADDGNEWLLVKVAYAALNLGSRLYITMLPAVARAKTAVPELDLSGTVAGVWGPGTGPGSASGPNSVMTTHNSRFAKGDRIAAFIPVSYGWPTGTGALAEHVVLPARYAVPVPSHVPLRDASSVLTAGCTAAVTLRAAAMKKGDRVLINGASGGIGSLAVQMARAAVGPEGYVVGVCSGRNAEMVRGLGADEVVDYTSSSSPVSKTLRQRFGKEGKQFDAVADCIGVQDIYANCAEYLVPRGVYAAVGIKPATNSYGGFVKAVWHMQMNALWPLATWLGGTGRRWAATTMMDPGKALMEEVVGMLADGRIKAVFEREVGFEEVVDGYEIVGSGRARGKVVVKVNGE